A genomic stretch from Desulfolutivibrio sulfodismutans DSM 3696 includes:
- a CDS encoding BCCT family transporter produces MSQSEHSQVVVPGAASPAAKSPIRKMCFFATLGLVLASGFPLLAFPEAGERVINSLFSFVTVQLGWLYLLSGLGSLSLLLWFAFGPLGRKRLGEKIEYSTFSWLGMLFCAGVGAGIMFGGSIDWAYYMKYSLLGAAVGSLENARMGCAYGMFHWGPICWAIYATLAVPIGYSYYVKKAPVLNLSQVCAELLGVRAHGWPGQVVDILFMAGLVAGSATALGLGVPIVAEAIASVAGLDVSFPLQCLTLAGVTLIFSVTSYLGLKKGMCRLSDINVYLALSLLAFVFLVGPTLFLTDMGISCLGLLASRFISMATWIDPAGEKGFTQAWTVFYYAWFVAYAPFMSIFIAKISRGRTVRQVVLGPVFMASLGCGCFYMIFGDFGLHLQLTGQLDVVNMVATGSGAAAIMAIADFIPFPALYKLVFAAVTAICMATTFDAVSFALAATTTRTLSPDEEPARWNRLFWAISLGLLPTGILFINGPLSVLQTASIVVGLPVLCVLWLGVASFLREYRRTGWVGDAP; encoded by the coding sequence ATGTCGCAGTCTGAACATAGCCAGGTTGTCGTCCCAGGCGCGGCCTCCCCGGCCGCGAAAAGCCCGATCCGCAAAATGTGCTTTTTTGCGACGCTGGGCCTCGTCCTGGCCAGCGGTTTCCCGCTTTTGGCCTTCCCCGAGGCCGGGGAGCGGGTCATCAACAGCCTTTTCAGCTTTGTGACGGTCCAACTGGGCTGGCTCTACCTTCTTTCGGGGCTGGGTTCCCTGTCGCTCCTTCTGTGGTTCGCGTTTGGGCCGCTTGGTCGCAAGCGCCTGGGCGAGAAGATCGAATACTCCACGTTCTCCTGGCTGGGCATGCTGTTTTGCGCCGGGGTGGGGGCGGGCATCATGTTCGGCGGGTCCATCGACTGGGCGTACTACATGAAATATTCCCTGCTGGGGGCCGCCGTGGGTTCGCTGGAGAACGCCCGGATGGGGTGCGCCTACGGCATGTTTCACTGGGGGCCGATATGCTGGGCCATCTACGCCACCCTGGCCGTGCCCATCGGCTACAGCTATTATGTGAAAAAGGCGCCGGTTCTGAACCTCTCCCAGGTCTGCGCCGAGCTTTTGGGCGTGAGGGCGCACGGCTGGCCCGGCCAGGTCGTGGACATCCTGTTTATGGCCGGGCTGGTGGCTGGGTCGGCGACGGCCCTGGGCCTGGGCGTGCCCATTGTGGCGGAGGCGATCGCCTCGGTGGCCGGGCTGGACGTGTCCTTTCCGCTGCAATGCCTCACCCTGGCCGGGGTGACGCTCATTTTCTCGGTCACCTCCTACCTGGGCCTGAAAAAGGGCATGTGCAGGCTCTCCGACATAAACGTCTATCTGGCGTTGAGTCTTTTGGCCTTTGTCTTTCTTGTCGGGCCGACGCTGTTTCTCACGGACATGGGCATATCCTGCCTGGGGCTTCTGGCCTCCCGGTTCATCAGTATGGCCACCTGGATCGATCCGGCGGGTGAAAAGGGATTCACCCAGGCCTGGACCGTGTTCTATTATGCCTGGTTCGTCGCCTATGCCCCGTTTATGAGCATTTTCATCGCCAAGATTTCCCGGGGGCGGACGGTACGACAGGTCGTCCTGGGGCCGGTGTTCATGGCCTCCCTGGGCTGTGGCTGCTTTTACATGATATTTGGCGACTTCGGTCTCCATTTGCAGCTCACGGGACAACTCGACGTGGTGAATATGGTCGCGACCGGGAGCGGGGCTGCGGCCATCATGGCCATCGCGGACTTCATCCCGTTTCCTGCGCTGTACAAGCTGGTGTTCGCCGCCGTCACCGCCATATGCATGGCCACCACCTTCGATGCGGTGTCCTTCGCCCTGGCCGCCACCACCACCCGCACGCTTTCCCCCGATGAGGAGCCCGCCCGCTGGAACAGGCTGTTCTGGGCCATCTCCCTGGGGCTTTTGCCCACGGGCATTTTGTTCATCAACGGCCCGCTGTCCGTGCTCCAGACCGCCTCCATCGTGGTGGGGCTGCCGGTGCTGTGCGTCCTGTGGCTCGGCGTGGCCTCGTTTCTTCGGGAGTATCGTCGTACCGGCTGGGTGGGCGACGCGCCGTAG
- a CDS encoding nucleotidyltransferase family protein, whose translation MARNRSAGRAMAAGTRKAGDAMTGVSTPHGSAKDRIPMNQRMIPVHGIILAAGRSARMGRDKLSLPFRGLPLLQHVVNAARGSGLARVSVVLQRDSGLVDLVDLDGCETVLAPPSADQAASFRAGLRAVMDDAAGCMVLHGDQPLLAGRTIDHLLWAFSQQPDYMIAPVQEDLRGAPVIVPRAWFPKALEVAGDAVVRTLVAMPGLTLRLVKIHEVGPFMGIDTELEYRRLLARHEVRPTAGSAA comes from the coding sequence ATGGCCCGTAACCGGAGCGCCGGGCGGGCCATGGCCGCAGGAACGCGCAAAGCAGGCGACGCCATGACGGGCGTAAGCACGCCGCACGGCAGCGCCAAGGACCGTATCCCTATGAACCAGCGCATGATCCCCGTTCATGGCATCATCCTCGCGGCAGGGCGATCCGCCCGGATGGGCAGGGACAAACTCAGCCTGCCCTTCCGGGGCCTTCCCCTGCTCCAGCATGTCGTCAACGCCGCGCGCGGCTCGGGCCTTGCCCGGGTGTCCGTGGTCCTGCAACGGGACTCCGGTCTGGTGGACCTTGTGGACCTCGACGGATGCGAGACGGTCCTTGCGCCGCCGTCGGCGGACCAGGCGGCGTCGTTTCGGGCCGGGCTGCGGGCCGTCATGGACGACGCGGCTGGCTGCATGGTCCTGCACGGCGATCAACCCTTGCTCGCCGGACGGACCATCGACCATCTGCTGTGGGCGTTCTCCCAGCAGCCCGACTACATGATCGCACCGGTCCAGGAGGATCTGCGCGGCGCCCCGGTCATCGTTCCCCGGGCCTGGTTCCCCAAGGCCCTGGAGGTCGCCGGAGACGCCGTGGTCCGCACGTTGGTGGCCATGCCCGGGTTGACGTTGCGCCTGGTGAAGATCCATGAGGTGGGGCCGTTTATGGGCATCGACACGGAACTTGAATATCGGCGGTTGCTGGCGCGCCACGAGGTCCGCCCCACGGCGGGAAGCGCGGCCTGA
- a CDS encoding FAD binding domain-containing protein, translating into MKRFTHIDPATIEEAVFLLKEYQGAARVIAGGSDLVGGLKDNLWMRYPKAVINLKTIPGLREIRADADGLHIGALATLTEVAESAVVREGWPGLAEAARRTASPLLRNIGTIAGNICQENRCWYYRYPHKLGGRIDCVRKGGTRCLAVTGDHRYHSIFGAVKKCVAVNPSDTAPALVALDAVVQTNKRAIPIDGFFSAERGAPSTVLEGDEIVTGVFVPTQGPGGKSAFQKIAVRKSIDFALVNCAAAVTCLDGVVTAARICLNGVHNNPRRCDASEAALLGRALNAETAGEAGELAVAQAKPLLMNAFKVPMARTIVADTLLACI; encoded by the coding sequence ATGAAACGGTTCACGCACATCGACCCGGCCACCATCGAGGAGGCCGTGTTCCTGCTGAAGGAATACCAGGGCGCGGCCCGGGTCATCGCCGGAGGCAGCGACCTTGTGGGCGGCCTGAAGGACAACCTGTGGATGCGCTACCCCAAGGCCGTGATCAACCTCAAGACCATCCCGGGACTCAGGGAAATCCGAGCCGATGCCGACGGGCTGCACATCGGCGCCCTGGCCACCCTGACCGAGGTGGCCGAGTCCGCCGTCGTCCGGGAGGGATGGCCGGGACTGGCCGAGGCGGCCAGACGGACCGCCTCGCCCCTTCTGCGCAACATCGGCACCATCGCCGGGAACATCTGCCAGGAGAACCGCTGCTGGTACTACCGGTATCCGCACAAGCTCGGCGGGCGCATCGACTGCGTGCGCAAGGGCGGCACGCGCTGTCTGGCCGTGACCGGCGACCACCGCTACCATTCCATCTTCGGCGCGGTGAAAAAATGCGTGGCCGTCAACCCCAGCGACACGGCCCCGGCCCTGGTGGCCCTGGACGCCGTGGTTCAGACCAACAAAAGGGCCATCCCCATCGACGGGTTCTTTTCTGCGGAGCGTGGGGCGCCGTCCACGGTGCTTGAGGGCGACGAGATCGTCACCGGGGTGTTCGTACCGACCCAGGGGCCGGGAGGGAAAAGCGCGTTTCAAAAAATCGCCGTCCGCAAGTCCATCGACTTCGCCCTGGTCAATTGCGCCGCAGCCGTGACCTGCCTGGATGGCGTGGTGACCGCCGCGCGCATCTGCCTCAACGGCGTACACAACAACCCGCGCCGTTGCGACGCCTCCGAGGCCGCCCTGCTGGGGCGCGCCTTGAACGCCGAAACGGCTGGCGAGGCCGGGGAGTTGGCCGTGGCCCAGGCCAAACCGCTATTGATGAACGCCTTCAAGGTGCCCATGGCCAGGACCATTGTGGCCGACACCCTGCTGGCCTGTATCTGA
- a CDS encoding xanthine dehydrogenase family protein molybdopterin-binding subunit, which yields MADTTTVGKSVRQKDGRPRVTGQARYYADFAFKNLLQTRILRCPYPAAGIANMDVSQAEALPGVRLVMTHKNYPGIFRTALHYVGDLVAAVVADDEEIAEEALELIRVEYVKKPFVLDLKEAIAPGAPQAFEGEDNCHDWEFHAFLSDRDPHTRLFKTKTPSDYNGFGDIEKGFAEAEVVVEQTGFRYAYCKSPAMEPRGCTAHFDGVKLQMYTHSQGLHDEKYCLAQALGVGSDKVNLVSPFTGSSFGGKNADVLNPNMPSHYLAIAGMASLALHLPVHCGYSREEEMLCGWSRGTITDVKIGFTKEGVLTAMDFSHWQEVGASGDKYPPKNAMLATGAVLYSRNCEHLRGKIRYVYTNRFASVGWQGYGAPEGIFAVETTMDIAAERLGIDPLTLRKMNCMRTGDIDAGWDPLTYKSAYISSSGIEECLDVGARHLDWKNNWRHPRHKTGRIRHGMGVAIFAMGAGRPGPGNSSEAMVKIFPDGTAALVCAIADIGQGQHTVQCQIVAEVLGLPYSKVGLVCHDTDSTPFATLVSNSCGTWIQGWATFEAAMDAKRQLLRLAADKLGTTPEELEIGEGGIRCIAAPDKGLTFKEAFGPIGHYGGRHEIIGAYVNDSPHPNCLRDGRKDELYIPKEKGAQFISLDVDTETGMVSNVRVTMVQNVGRALHPKIVEGQLLTARHGVEHAVLGDECIVDPRHGWLLNPNFIDYKHATSMDCVVEPFVLEIPGDRSHPFGATACGEGAACPTLAAFSNAIYNATGVRLIETPFTPARILAGLGKIQAKGRKNA from the coding sequence ATGGCTGACACCACGACGGTGGGAAAATCCGTGCGCCAAAAGGACGGCCGCCCCCGGGTCACGGGCCAGGCCCGGTACTACGCGGACTTTGCCTTCAAAAACCTGCTGCAGACCCGGATCCTGCGCTGCCCCTACCCGGCCGCCGGGATCGCGAACATGGACGTTTCCCAGGCCGAGGCCCTGCCGGGCGTCCGGCTGGTCATGACCCACAAAAACTATCCCGGGATCTTCCGCACGGCCCTGCATTACGTGGGCGATCTGGTGGCGGCGGTCGTGGCCGACGACGAGGAGATCGCCGAGGAGGCCCTGGAGCTGATCCGCGTGGAGTACGTCAAAAAGCCCTTTGTCCTGGACCTGAAGGAGGCCATCGCGCCGGGCGCGCCCCAGGCCTTCGAGGGCGAGGACAATTGCCATGACTGGGAGTTCCACGCCTTTTTGAGCGACCGCGATCCCCATACGCGGCTTTTCAAGACCAAGACCCCTTCCGACTACAACGGGTTCGGCGACATCGAAAAGGGATTCGCCGAGGCCGAGGTCGTGGTGGAGCAGACCGGCTTTCGCTACGCCTACTGCAAGTCCCCAGCCATGGAGCCCAGGGGCTGCACCGCCCATTTCGACGGCGTCAAACTCCAGATGTACACCCATTCCCAGGGGCTGCACGACGAAAAGTACTGCCTGGCCCAGGCCCTTGGCGTCGGTTCGGACAAGGTCAACCTCGTGTCGCCCTTCACCGGGTCCAGCTTCGGCGGAAAAAACGCCGACGTGCTCAACCCCAACATGCCGTCCCATTATCTGGCCATCGCCGGCATGGCCAGCCTGGCCCTGCACCTGCCCGTGCACTGCGGCTACTCCCGCGAGGAGGAGATGCTGTGCGGCTGGTCGCGCGGCACCATCACCGACGTGAAGATCGGGTTCACCAAGGAAGGCGTCCTGACCGCCATGGACTTCTCCCACTGGCAGGAGGTCGGGGCCAGCGGCGACAAATATCCCCCGAAAAACGCCATGCTGGCCACGGGCGCGGTGCTGTACTCCCGTAACTGCGAGCATCTGCGCGGGAAGATCCGCTACGTGTACACCAACCGGTTCGCCTCGGTGGGCTGGCAGGGCTACGGCGCACCCGAGGGCATCTTCGCCGTGGAGACCACCATGGACATCGCGGCGGAGAGGCTCGGCATCGACCCGCTGACGCTGCGCAAGATGAACTGCATGCGCACCGGCGACATCGACGCGGGCTGGGATCCCCTGACCTACAAGTCCGCCTACATCTCTTCCTCGGGCATCGAGGAGTGCCTTGATGTGGGGGCCAGGCATCTGGACTGGAAAAACAACTGGCGGCATCCCCGCCACAAGACCGGACGCATCCGCCACGGCATGGGCGTGGCCATCTTCGCCATGGGGGCCGGGCGTCCCGGCCCGGGCAACTCCAGCGAGGCCATGGTGAAGATCTTCCCCGACGGCACGGCCGCCCTGGTCTGCGCCATCGCCGACATCGGCCAGGGGCAGCACACCGTGCAATGCCAGATCGTGGCCGAGGTTTTGGGCCTGCCGTACTCCAAGGTCGGGCTGGTGTGCCACGACACGGATTCCACCCCCTTCGCCACCCTGGTGTCCAACAGCTGCGGCACCTGGATTCAGGGCTGGGCCACCTTCGAGGCGGCCATGGACGCCAAGCGCCAGCTCCTGCGCCTGGCGGCGGACAAGCTGGGAACCACGCCGGAGGAATTGGAGATCGGGGAAGGCGGCATCCGTTGCATCGCCGCCCCGGACAAGGGCCTCACCTTCAAGGAGGCCTTCGGCCCCATCGGGCATTACGGCGGGCGGCACGAGATCATCGGGGCCTACGTCAACGACTCGCCCCATCCCAACTGCCTGCGGGACGGCCGCAAGGACGAACTCTACATCCCCAAGGAAAAGGGCGCCCAGTTCATCTCCCTGGACGTGGACACCGAGACCGGCATGGTGAGCAACGTCCGGGTGACCATGGTCCAAAACGTGGGCCGGGCCCTGCATCCCAAGATCGTGGAGGGCCAGCTGCTGACCGCCCGCCATGGGGTGGAGCACGCGGTGTTGGGCGACGAGTGCATCGTGGACCCGCGCCACGGCTGGCTGCTCAATCCCAACTTCATCGATTACAAGCACGCCACCAGCATGGACTGCGTCGTGGAGCCGTTCGTCCTCGAAATTCCCGGGGACCGGTCGCACCCGTTCGGGGCCACCGCCTGCGGCGAGGGCGCCGCCTGCCCGACCCTGGCCGCGTTCTCCAACGCCATCTACAACGCCACCGGCGTCCGGCTCATCGAGACGCCCTTCACCCCGGCCAGAATCCTCGCCGGACTGGGCAAGATCCAGGCCAAAGGGAGGAAAAACGCATGA
- a CDS encoding (2Fe-2S)-binding protein: MKSEEPATPNIRLTVNGETRALRVQPHWTLSRVLRREFGLTGAKEACGEGACGACTVLVDGVATPSCMILAVEQEGKSIVTIEGLSKNGVLHPIQEAWLEEYGAQCGFCSPGMIMSALGLLAKNPDPDEEQIKEALGGNLCICSNYEHIIAAVKSAARKMAKEASHG, from the coding sequence ATGAAAAGCGAAGAACCTGCGACCCCGAACATCCGCCTGACGGTGAACGGGGAGACCCGCGCGCTGCGGGTGCAACCCCACTGGACCCTTTCCAGGGTTCTGCGTCGGGAATTCGGCCTGACCGGGGCCAAGGAGGCCTGCGGCGAGGGGGCCTGCGGGGCCTGCACCGTGCTGGTCGACGGCGTGGCCACCCCCTCCTGCATGATCCTGGCCGTGGAACAGGAGGGCAAAAGCATCGTCACCATCGAAGGATTGTCCAAAAACGGGGTGCTGCATCCCATCCAGGAGGCCTGGCTTGAGGAATACGGCGCCCAGTGCGGCTTCTGTTCCCCGGGCATGATCATGTCCGCCCTCGGCCTGCTGGCAAAGAACCCCGATCCCGACGAGGAGCAGATCAAGGAGGCCCTGGGCGGGAATCTGTGCATCTGCAGCAACTACGAGCACATCATCGCCGCCGTCAAAAGCGCGGCCAGGAAGATGGCGAAGGAGGCCAGCCATGGCTGA
- a CDS encoding DMT family transporter yields MFKDPIFMGSFYALMTTMLWSGNYVVARLAVGKIPPMTLGALRWLVALLILCCFALPKLKKEWPVAKKFMIPILVAGLTAVTLFNPLCYLAAASTSALNLSLISVTTPIFIVIISAMLGEKQPVNTWIGCTIALIGSIYLVAEGQLSRVLGMQFAVGDILMLAAAIGFAVYSMVLRKIPDGLSQSTILTLMVFFGLLMLLPFLGWEWSKPDVHIEFSGVVIFSIIYTGVGNSLIAWWLWNLSLEKAGPTRAGMIYYSMPLLSGVFGYFFLGEAIGVVQLISGILIVGGIIWSSRPEKKRLAAAEAN; encoded by the coding sequence ATGTTCAAGGATCCAATTTTCATGGGCAGCTTCTACGCCTTGATGACCACCATGCTCTGGTCTGGAAACTACGTTGTGGCGCGGCTGGCCGTTGGAAAGATTCCGCCCATGACCCTTGGTGCGCTTCGATGGCTCGTCGCGTTGCTGATCCTGTGCTGTTTCGCGTTGCCCAAGCTGAAAAAGGAATGGCCCGTCGCCAAGAAATTCATGATCCCGATTCTGGTGGCGGGACTCACTGCGGTCACCCTGTTCAACCCCTTGTGCTACCTTGCGGCGGCCAGCACCTCGGCCCTCAATCTGTCGCTCATATCCGTCACCACTCCCATTTTCATCGTCATCATCTCCGCCATGCTGGGTGAAAAGCAGCCGGTGAACACCTGGATCGGCTGCACCATCGCCCTGATCGGCTCGATCTATCTGGTGGCCGAAGGGCAATTGAGCCGTGTCCTGGGCATGCAGTTTGCGGTGGGCGACATCCTCATGCTGGCCGCCGCCATCGGCTTCGCCGTGTACAGCATGGTGTTGCGCAAGATCCCGGACGGGCTGTCGCAAAGCACCATCCTGACCCTGATGGTGTTTTTCGGGTTGCTCATGCTCCTGCCCTTTCTGGGATGGGAGTGGTCCAAGCCCGACGTCCATATCGAGTTCAGCGGCGTGGTGATCTTCAGCATCATCTACACCGGCGTGGGCAATTCGCTCATCGCCTGGTGGCTGTGGAACCTGTCCCTGGAAAAGGCCGGGCCCACCCGCGCCGGCATGATCTATTACAGCATGCCCCTTTTGAGCGGCGTCTTTGGATATTTCTTCCTCGGCGAGGCCATCGGCGTGGTGCAGCTCATAAGCGGCATCCTGATCGTCGGCGGCATCATCTGGTCCAGCCGTCCCGAGAAAAAACGGCTTGCGGCCGCCGAGGCCAATTGA
- a CDS encoding sigma-54 interaction domain-containing protein produces MDKTEIFGMDFSTFVRLIDNLHDEIIIYDNNYRMLYVNKACERHYGFTQAEMIGLPFWEVVKKHRAWDRSVLPAVYKYKCPVKQEQKTYLGLDILSIATPVLDPNGNVEYVLFSIRDNYHEGKIPCRDELTTEQDVIENAPPSDLVYHSRLMEIAVESARKVADISSPCLLLGESGCGKSLLAKYIHSTGKRAEKPFVVVNCAAIPQHLFESELFGHVRGAFSGAVQKRGGLFAKAEGGTLFLDEISELPLSMQPKILHAVQEREYRPVGSSQTVTANVRILAASNKNLEHMVHSGAFRQDLFFRLNVFDILIPPLRERRRDIVPLLSHFLNRFGKQHGRSCRLSSDAQTLLCQYSWPGNIRELAHLVERLVVTVDAEVITVDHLPASIYATSAQAVSSVMGGGALDESLAAMERKLVLDAHAIHGSTRKVAASLGISQTRASRLIKKYASRLK; encoded by the coding sequence ATGGACAAAACAGAAATTTTCGGGATGGACTTTTCCACCTTCGTGCGGCTTATCGACAACCTCCATGATGAAATCATCATTTACGACAACAACTACCGCATGTTGTACGTAAACAAGGCCTGTGAACGGCACTATGGATTTACGCAGGCCGAGATGATCGGGTTGCCGTTTTGGGAGGTCGTCAAGAAACACCGCGCCTGGGACCGTTCCGTATTGCCTGCGGTGTACAAGTATAAGTGCCCGGTGAAGCAGGAGCAGAAAACGTATCTTGGCCTTGACATATTGAGCATCGCAACGCCGGTTTTGGACCCGAATGGAAATGTGGAATACGTCCTGTTCAGCATTCGCGACAACTACCATGAAGGGAAAATCCCCTGTCGCGATGAGCTGACGACAGAGCAGGACGTCATTGAGAACGCCCCGCCGAGCGACCTTGTGTATCACAGTCGGCTCATGGAGATCGCCGTCGAGTCGGCCCGCAAGGTGGCCGACATCAGCTCCCCCTGTCTGCTCCTGGGCGAATCCGGTTGCGGCAAGAGCCTTTTGGCGAAATACATCCACTCCACGGGCAAGCGGGCCGAGAAGCCCTTTGTGGTGGTCAACTGCGCCGCCATCCCCCAGCATTTGTTCGAATCCGAGCTTTTCGGGCATGTGCGCGGGGCGTTTTCCGGGGCGGTGCAAAAACGGGGGGGGCTTTTCGCCAAGGCCGAGGGCGGCACGCTGTTTTTGGACGAAATATCCGAATTGCCCCTCTCCATGCAGCCCAAGATCCTGCACGCGGTCCAGGAGCGCGAATACCGTCCCGTGGGCAGCTCCCAGACGGTCACGGCGAACGTGCGCATCCTGGCCGCGTCCAACAAGAATCTGGAACACATGGTCCATAGCGGGGCGTTCCGCCAGGATCTCTTCTTCCGGCTCAATGTCTTCGACATCCTCATTCCGCCCCTGCGGGAACGGCGGCGCGATATCGTGCCGCTTCTGTCCCACTTCCTGAACCGCTTCGGCAAGCAGCATGGCAGAAGCTGCCGTCTGTCCAGCGACGCCCAGACCCTTTTGTGCCAGTATTCCTGGCCCGGAAACATCCGGGAACTGGCCCATCTGGTGGAACGCCTGGTGGTCACCGTGGACGCCGAGGTAATCACCGTCGACCACCTCCCCGCATCGATCTACGCCACCTCGGCCCAGGCCGTGTCGTCGGTCATGGGCGGGGGGGCGCTGGACGAGTCCCTGGCCGCCATGGAACGCAAGCTGGTGCTGGACGCCCACGCCATCCACGGCAGCACGCGCAAGGTGGCCGCCTCCCTGGGCATCAGCCAGACCCGCGCCTCCCGCCTGATCAAGAAATACGCCTCCCGTTTGAAGTGA
- a CDS encoding sulfite exporter TauE/SafE family protein, giving the protein MEVLLAGCVGAAAGLAGFTQGLAGFGSTLVALPVLGAVLEARTATPLGCLMALGINVCLMARLRGRVAWRELVVLLLASVPGMALGAWMLWDAPEALLKGLLGAYLVWCGARGVATAGRETPSIVGAALPGGVATGIVAGVLGVAIGVNGPPVVAWASRRLVGRDVLRATLAGYFLAAGVGIVGSQWVAGLVTPRVLWLFGLSLPALGLGLAAGATLCGRISEPAFRRVVFTLLTVAGFGLLWQAANTAAAGGG; this is encoded by the coding sequence ATGGAAGTTCTACTGGCGGGATGTGTGGGGGCGGCCGCCGGATTGGCCGGATTCACCCAGGGATTGGCCGGATTCGGGTCCACGCTGGTGGCCCTGCCCGTGCTCGGGGCGGTCCTGGAGGCCCGGACGGCCACGCCGCTTGGCTGCCTCATGGCCCTTGGCATCAACGTCTGCCTCATGGCCCGGCTTCGCGGCCGGGTGGCCTGGCGCGAGCTTGTGGTGCTGCTTCTGGCCTCGGTCCCGGGCATGGCCCTGGGGGCGTGGATGCTGTGGGATGCGCCCGAGGCCCTGCTCAAAGGGCTTCTTGGGGCCTATCTGGTCTGGTGCGGGGCACGGGGCGTCGCCACGGCCGGGCGGGAGACGCCCTCCATCGTCGGTGCGGCCCTGCCGGGCGGGGTGGCCACGGGGATCGTGGCCGGGGTTCTGGGGGTGGCCATCGGCGTGAACGGGCCTCCCGTCGTGGCCTGGGCCTCGCGGCGTCTTGTCGGCCGCGACGTGCTGCGGGCCACCCTGGCGGGCTATTTCCTGGCCGCCGGGGTGGGCATCGTAGGGTCGCAGTGGGTGGCGGGGCTTGTGACCCCCCGGGTGCTTTGGCTTTTCGGCCTGTCGCTGCCGGCGCTTGGCCTGGGACTGGCCGCAGGCGCAACCCTGTGCGGCCGCATCTCCGAGCCCGCCTTTCGCCGGGTGGTGTTTACGCTTCTGACGGTGGCCGGGTTCGGCCTGCTGTGGCAGGCGGCGAACACGGCCGCCGCAGGGGGCGGGTAA
- a CDS encoding LysR family transcriptional regulator, which yields MPETLLLRTFLAVAAELSFRQAAQALHVAPSTVTSRIKALEEELGVKLFARRCRRVVLTPEGDRLFWHAARLTELAARTRQVVCGEEEGPEVRLRVSETLGAYCLPTVLRQFKAAFPAARVHLATTSRQGTAHDLRRGTVDAALLLGEPFAAPGLAVESLWREPLVVFTAPNGPLADRECVGPDDLEGVPLVLTRHVWSARAAMERALAGEGAGTAGLVECASAGIVKRCVLAGLGVSVAPHFFVAGEARRGRIRILAWSGEPLAATVLLARDRTRTPPTAVALLLRLLRNFFADMRETRHGLDTPLAISPNID from the coding sequence ATGCCTGAAACCCTTCTCCTGCGCACCTTTCTGGCCGTGGCCGCCGAGTTGTCCTTCCGTCAGGCGGCCCAGGCCCTCCACGTTGCGCCCTCCACCGTGACCAGCCGCATCAAGGCCCTGGAAGAGGAACTGGGGGTGAAGCTCTTTGCCCGCCGCTGCCGCCGGGTGGTGTTGACGCCGGAGGGGGACCGGCTTTTCTGGCATGCCGCGCGCCTGACGGAACTTGCGGCCCGAACCCGCCAGGTGGTGTGCGGCGAGGAGGAAGGCCCCGAGGTGCGCCTGCGGGTGTCCGAAACCCTCGGCGCGTACTGCCTGCCCACGGTGCTGCGCCAATTCAAGGCCGCGTTTCCTGCGGCCAGGGTCCATCTGGCCACCACCTCCCGCCAGGGCACGGCGCACGACCTGCGCCGGGGGACCGTGGACGCGGCGCTGCTGCTTGGCGAGCCGTTCGCCGCCCCGGGCCTTGCGGTGGAGAGCCTTTGGCGGGAACCCCTGGTGGTCTTCACGGCCCCGAACGGCCCCCTGGCGGACAGGGAATGCGTGGGGCCCGACGACCTGGAGGGCGTCCCCCTGGTGCTGACGCGCCATGTCTGGAGCGCCCGGGCGGCGATGGAGCGGGCCTTGGCCGGAGAGGGCGCGGGCACGGCGGGGCTTGTGGAATGCGCCAGCGCCGGGATCGTCAAACGCTGCGTCCTGGCCGGGCTCGGGGTGTCGGTCGCCCCGCATTTTTTTGTGGCCGGGGAGGCGCGCCGGGGCCGTATCAGGATCCTGGCCTGGAGCGGCGAGCCCCTGGCGGCCACGGTTCTTCTGGCCCGGGACCGGACCAGGACGCCGCCAACGGCGGTGGCCTTGCTTTTGCGCTTGCTGCGGAACTTTTTTGCCGATATGCGGGAAACGCGTCACGGCCTGGACACCCCTCTTGCCATCAGCCCAAATATCGACTAA